One region of Pedosphaera parvula Ellin514 genomic DNA includes:
- a CDS encoding efflux RND transporter periplasmic adaptor subunit: MLAVGGAGLLVAGCEHNQAQQQMPIPQVTVAKVEAKEVVEWDEFTGRTEAVETVEIRPRVSGYMQEVKFQSGQMVKKGDVLFVIDPRWYQADYNQKQASYEQARAHFENAEREAKRTGQLLSSKAISTEEAEARQSRFQEAKAALAAAEAMRDSSKLDLDYTEVRAPIDGRVSRALVTQGNFVSGISGVNTLLTTLVTVDPVYVYADVDENSLLKFTNLERSKKLEGEVPIELQLGDEEGFQHKGKIESFDNHLDPNTGSILLRAVFPNPDGKIMPGLFARIRVPLSERYSAPLIEERSIGTDQGQKFVLSLTSSNTVAYRAVKLGPLVDGKRIVRSGVQAGESIVVNGLQKVRPGAPVEPKEETATNASELKTAQR, encoded by the coding sequence ATGTTAGCCGTTGGAGGGGCAGGATTGCTGGTCGCCGGTTGTGAACACAATCAGGCTCAGCAGCAGATGCCGATTCCGCAGGTCACGGTAGCCAAAGTGGAAGCGAAGGAAGTCGTCGAATGGGACGAGTTTACCGGCCGGACCGAGGCGGTGGAGACGGTTGAAATACGGCCACGCGTTTCAGGTTACATGCAGGAGGTCAAATTCCAGTCCGGCCAAATGGTTAAGAAAGGAGATGTGTTGTTCGTCATCGATCCGCGGTGGTATCAGGCGGATTACAATCAGAAGCAGGCATCGTACGAGCAGGCCAGGGCGCATTTCGAAAATGCGGAACGTGAAGCCAAACGAACCGGCCAATTGCTTAGCAGCAAAGCCATTTCAACCGAGGAAGCAGAAGCGCGTCAATCGCGGTTTCAGGAAGCGAAGGCAGCTCTGGCCGCCGCCGAGGCAATGCGTGATTCGTCCAAGCTGGATTTGGACTACACAGAAGTTCGCGCCCCAATTGATGGACGGGTGAGCAGGGCCTTGGTGACCCAGGGCAATTTCGTCAGCGGGATTTCCGGTGTGAACACATTGCTGACCACCTTGGTGACGGTTGATCCCGTCTATGTTTATGCAGATGTGGATGAGAATTCGTTGCTCAAATTTACCAACCTTGAGCGTTCGAAGAAGCTCGAGGGAGAGGTGCCGATTGAATTGCAGTTGGGGGATGAAGAAGGGTTTCAGCACAAGGGCAAAATCGAATCGTTTGACAATCATCTCGATCCTAATACCGGGAGCATTTTGTTGCGGGCAGTGTTTCCGAATCCGGATGGCAAGATCATGCCCGGATTGTTTGCCAGGATTCGCGTGCCGTTGAGCGAGCGTTATTCCGCTCCGTTAATCGAGGAGCGATCGATCGGGACGGACCAGGGACAAAAGTTTGTGCTGTCATTGACGTCCTCAAATACCGTGGCTTATCGCGCCGTGAAACTGGGACCTCTGGTGGATGGCAAACGCATTGTGCGATCAGGCGTGCAAGCGGGCGAAAGCATTGTCGTTAACGGATTGCAAAAGGTTCGTCCGGGAGCACCAGTGGAACCGAAGGAAGAAACGGCCACGAATGCTTCGGAATTGAAAACGGCGCAACGCTAA